Part of the Vigna unguiculata cultivar IT97K-499-35 chromosome 3, ASM411807v1, whole genome shotgun sequence genome, TCATTTTAAATACAGCAATAAATGCTTCTGAAATTCTCAGCACCGTTATACAATACTTTTCGTATGCCGATTTGGATACTTCCATTTCATGTGATTTCCATGTACATaggaaaaaacattataaatctcATGGAATATGAAACCCTGTTTATGAGGTAAACTTTGTGTAATACAGTTAAagagaacataaaataaattacatttatataatatgGAGAGATAAAATTCAAAACTGGATTTAGAATCTTCAGAGTAGGCAAGATTTGGCAACACTCTATTTGATGGGGATAGCAAAAAATGAAGACAGAACAGGGCAGTTAAATATGCTGTTCCCAACATCTTACAACTACCCACAAACTTTGGATATAAACTCTGGAACTCCTCCGGAACAAACTATTCTAGTTTCTATTCAATCAAGAAACTAGAAACTGCTAACTTAAAAAAGTGCAGAACATAATCCAAACATAATATACAGAACCTATGAACAATTTTAGAAGCATTTCAGTCAGACAACACACTTAAAATGACTAATGAGGTTGACTTATATTATGTACTTTTTGCAGTGAAAGAAATAAACGATTGGTTATGGGAAGTCATATAAATAACTCACAAGGGTTTTTTTGGGCATCTTCGGCCATCTTCAAGTTGTGGAAACGTCAACCAGTTTGCGAAAAGTCTGATGAATATTTTAGTTGAAAGTCGCACTTTCAATAATTCTATTTCTGAGTGTGGCAGGAAATGCCATGTCAtctctttctatatatatattattcttaatgatataaactattttatgttttaaataaatttttatactgtaaattttcattttctctttcagtgaaagaataattttattgtatgcTTTGCTACTTTACCATTGTTAAGTGTTAAATCAAAACACcccaaatttcaatttcaaatatttttatttctctaaTATTAGATTTCTCCTCGAATGTTACCCAttgtactttaaaaaaaattatattcttctTAAACtgaaactattattattattattattattattattattattattattattattattattattatttaaattagaataatacGTACGTACTAGACTTACTTGCTAATATCATACCTTAAACAATCGATTACAAAagaattcaaacttaatttaatGCTAATTAAAGTAATCATAACATTTGGAAGAGTTTTTTTTACAGCTAGTATTTCATAGTGGTAGTAGTTTGAATTCAGTCCGTTGAAATTGCTCAATGTTGTCATCAAATATGTAAAATTCGGTAcgtttgttttttttcttctgattttttaaaaataaaataataacttataataattttaaaattatttgggTGTACTTTTAggaaaaaagtagaaaaaaaaaagtagtctctagtttttttataagtaaaaaagCTTTTCTTTTACCATACATAAATACATatcaatttttactttttaaatcacctttaaacaatttttatttttcaaacaaacCACCTCTtaacaaatttttcaaataaatcacCAATGTTTTTCTAATACAAACAAAGGCACCCTACAAAGAAATCCTTAAAtaacaaccaattttaaaaataaaaaataactaatcacTATACTAcctaatttatatattagtatctaaaaataatttctattatagataaaatattataattggtttataaattaaattctaaatttgacACAAACATGTACTATTAAAGTTTTGATTATTAAAGGAACTAATGTTTAAATtgatcttttaaataattaatttagtaacATAGGAAGATATTCCACTCTCCATTATTTTAACCATGATGAGAGATTCACTAATTCAACAAGTAGAATCCAGAAAAGTTCAACACGTGTTGTGGAACATCATAGGCAGGTTCATCCATAGCAGAAAATTTGCTTATCAGTGACGGATTGAACTAGCTTGACACTGCAACATCAACCatgaatatatatatcattagatAAACGAATGTCCAACATAAAATGTTGAGTTCAAAACaaagatagatagatagataccTAGCTAGATGAACCTTTATCCTTGTTCAAGGTTTCCTTTATGAAGTTTACAACAAGTGAGGCTAATTCATCTTGGTGATCACTATATACATGATCAGCTCCCTCTATGATACGAAACTTGTGATTGGGAAGGATCTTGTCAAACTCAAGTGCAGCCACAACTGGGACTAGGATGTCTGCACCACCATGAACTGTGAAGACCCTGTCATTTATCTACAAATCATTATGGAAATTTCACAACTTCACAAATGACAACTATCAATTTTCCTCACAAATTAATGTTCCAGTTCTTTAAATACATTCCTAATTACTAGTCCATACTccatataaacataaacatatatactAATATCAATTTTCCTCACAAATTTCACAacgttctttctttttctttttttgaaaatggTCTCTATTACTGATTGGTGATGAGGTAACATGAATGTAGACAAGTCATGCAAACGACCACTTTAAGAACGATATAACATAGTAAATTTAGATTGAATCACTATCATCCTCACAAAAACTATTTcgttatttttcatatttattccTCATTGTTAACTTACAAAAATCtttcaaatcaaaatttataacatgAACTGAGTAATGAggattttgtttaattttaaaatttggcaGAGGCCTGCTCTTGACATTATAATAAAACTCTGCAATGAAGATGAAAGGTTGAAGAAGAGTGTGACCTGCATTCTTTGTCAATATGCAGACATTCTTCAAGCATACTTATGTTTAACCGATCCTTCAAACTTTCCTCAGTTATACGATAATTGATGCCTCCTGCCACATTGTATCAAAGATCGGAGACCAAAAGAAAGAGCTCCAATTGGTTTGAAGAACGaagttttgttttgaaaaagaGTGAAGAGGAAAAACACAACATTTTAGAAAATGCAACAAATAGCAAAATAAAAGCATAGAAACAAGTATATGAAGCCCAGATTTCTCAAAACTATCTTTTAGAAGCACACCTCTGCATCAATATAAGTACTGAAATAAATGGCTGATTTAGTGATAAGTTACCTGGTGCTTCCTTCAACTCAACGAAACCTTCCTTCCTGATTCtttccaaaatttcttttccatAACGACTTACAAGGCCTACCTTCAAATCATGAGTTCCAGAGAGGTTCACAATTGTTTTAACATCATGATATTTTGATGCATAAAGAATGGCTGCACTAGCTCCTGCACCAATATACATAAACCATTCAGAACAATTTCAACATGCATACAAACTCTCTAATTCACATAGTGACTGAATTTGTTGACTTCTTTATACTGGTAGAAGATCTTGGCAAGTTTTGCGAAGGGATGAAATAATGTTTTAAGCCCTATCACAAATATGCAGCAACTTGACAAGTATTTGTTCCTTTCTAATGGATACAGATTAACACAGCCATCACAGTAGACTTCAAATTACAGTTGAAGGCCAGtaataaaatttcttataaatcCTCTTTAAAACCGACTCAAGTTTCATTTTGGAACTTCTGCAGACTAGCTCAGTAGATTAAGAAACAGTTTTTTATTGAGAGTATGAAATATAAACACATGCAGGCATGGTTTAATTACATCAATACAACAAACCTTTACTGTGGCCAACAATAGCAATAACTTTCCGGTTTGCTTTGAGAAAATGTTGGGCTACAGCATGTATATCATCAGCTTCCCTCCAGAAACCACCAATCTCAAATGAACCTTCACTTTCCCTGGAAGGAAAACTCAACAGCTAAATCAAAATGAAACAGTTAAACAGAAACAGTAATAGTCAGGATTAGATAGCAGAAGATTAATATAACATAGAAGAAATGGAGGAAGGAACAAGTGGTTGTATATGTTGAATTGAACACCGAGAATATAAGAATAATATGCTCTTGGTTTTGATCTGTAAAACGAGAAATTTACCCATTTCCAGTGAAGTCAAACCGGAAAGAACCGATTCCTGCATTCTCTAGAGCAGCTGCAAGATTTGTCATGATAAAGTTTTCCTGGAGatagaaaaaataactaaacaaCGACAGAAACTGAATCAAGgcttttatattaatttctaataacatttgcatcataataaaaaaaattgtgagttCATAATTTACAAAACAGGAAAAGTAACCTTGGAAGCTCGACCCCCATGGCATAGGAGAACAATCTCTTCGGTTCCAGAGTCATGTAAGATGCCCACTAGTTTATAGCCATACTTATTCTGTATTATGACTTTCTGCTGCAGAAATGCTGAGAAAAATACTTCAACAGTGTTTTCTTTGTAAATTATGTAAAAAGGAGTTCTTGAAGAGTTAAAGAAAACCCAAGAACTCTGAACATCAAGCtcttataaaatcaaattcaaaagaaataacTCACATGGGTTTTGTGCCATCTTCAAGTTCTGGGATGCGAAGTTGCTCGCATGCTTGCTTGCGAAACCTCTCTTGAATTTGAGTTTATAATTCAACCTCTGTGTGTAATGTTGTGGATATTCTTGTCTGATGGAATCGTCCCCTTAATCTGAGAGGACAAATTATCCAATATTACTCCctcttttgtaaaaattaaaactttaactAATATCGTAAAATTTAATCAAGATTCCCTCTTTGTTGGTTTAAATATATCAAGGGTTGCTTACATAGATATTAAATTCAACACCAAAACTAAtgatttttaatcaatttgacATTTAAACAGGATCAGTTACATATAATATTGGCAGATTACTTATAACAGGTTCATGTACTTCAGTTAAACTATTCTAACGGTTCAATCATTCACTTCTTGGAACATTAATTACTGATCCCAtttgaataacattaatttcaacaaaaaaacaaaGTGAAGAATGTTCGAAGaaaagttgttaaaaaaattattcattgtaTTTTTCATTAACAAAGTTAATACACagataacataattaaaacaaaatcaaatagaaTTTTTCCAATGCGCATTGGgctattttgtttaaatttaaaataaatatttctgaAGTACGTCTTTTCTGTAAATAATTacttattcaaaaaatatatataataattgcttattaaaaactataaaactgCTCACTAATTAGACAACTACATAAATAAACcgaagtttatttattttattgaaacaaataagaacaaacaaaatcactaaattttaaaattctacaTAATGTTAAAAGCAATTAGTTCTCGAAGTAGACCGATTGACACTAAGAAAAAATTTTCTCActgtttgtttttcttgttaAATTAGTTACGGAAATTAAtgtctataaaaataaaatatcaaaaaccATTAAAGGAAGACTAAGACgtctttaaaaaattgttgtatATGTTGACAGAATTCAATTTTAATCCCTTAATAGTCTAATATACGAGACGAGGTTGATTATCAACTCATTTATCACACTAACTTGATCAACTTGGTAGTATCGTCACAGATTATAAaacactttaaataaaaaagtagtcCTTCTTAAAATTAGGTTTAAATCGTTcgaataatttgtttttattctaaaatcttaattgaattatcaaattttaagttGTTTTAATTGGGTCTTCATTTTTGGAAATGTGTTTTAAATTAACCTTTTCTGTTAGTGTAACACTGACAATGTTATCTTTGTGTTACATGTTAGTtcgtagtttttttattttacttttctttttaaaaaacaagTATCATATGTCAAATAAGTGTTCTGTCACGTGATATCTTTAAATCTCGTACATGAAAAACTGCAAAATGAACCTTTTATAATTCAAAGGAACTATAACAAGAGTAAAAGCAAGAGATTGGAAGATCAAATCTATTCAAAGGCTCCTAATGCTATAAACAATTAGAAATTCAAAAGATATGAAGGTCATGACTTGGAACACATTTGAAgcataatttttagaaaaattagtttagaaaaattagtttatgtttttggactttgagttttcttttagaaacttgttatgtttttatgtttttggacattgagttttcttttataaattagtttatatttttatgtttttgggcttaGGTCTTCTTGTAAGGtttttaggttttcttaaacttatatgCCTACATATAgaggtaagaaaaaaaatgatgtaaacatctttagtcatatattgaattttattttatttcattagagAGAAGATTCTTttgcctatatatagaggtacaaAAAACTGATGTaaacacttttagtcatatattgaattttattttattaaagagaggattctctttggTCTTAACTTAGGTATCTGGTTCTCATCAAAGATTGTGGCAAATCTTAACTTGAGCaatattcacatattttatAACTGTAGCAGATATTTCTCTCGCCATTATTTTCACCATGATGCAATATTCACAAATTTGATAAGCAAAAGCTAGAAGAACTCAAGCATGTTGTAGAACATCATAGGCAGGTTCATCCATAGCAGAGATTGTCACCTTGAGCAATTTCAGTTGGCTAAAAACTGCAAGATCTACCACAATTGCACATCATTAAAAAATAGATGTCCACCAAATTAAAGTTCAGATAGATGGCACTGGCAAAGGTAGATACCTAGCCAGATGTAACCCTATCCTGGAGCAAGGTTTCTTTTATGCAGTTCACAACAACAGAGGCCAATTCATCTTGATGATTAGTGTAAGAATGATCAGCTCCCTCTATGATATGTAGCTTATGGTTTGGTAAAATCTTGGCAAACTCATATGCATCTTCAACGGGGATAACTGGGTCTGAAGAACCATGAATTGTGAAGACCCTATAATCCATTATGTGATTTGAGATTAGCAATTATATGGATGCATGTAATGAGTTTGTAGCTTTATTAAGAATATTGTTCACAAGACCACCCTACTACCTTCATCATCATCTCTCACTAGTATAAACTCCCTTTGCTCAAACAACTACTCTACGCACTATTAAATAAGACTTCCTCAATTAAATACAAAAGTATTCATAAATTTGTACATGTAATGGTTTCCCCTGCATGAAATTAAACAATTCTATTTCAAATATCAAGAGTGGATATTAAATCTTGTAAATTTCCTCCTCTAATTTCATAATCTTCAGCAGCTGTGAAATAATTAGGAACATCTCTCGTAAAATCAAGTTTAGACAAGGGAAAACAAGGGACATTTcaagaaattaattaatgtgTTAAAAACAGCATAATGGAGCCAAGTTATATAGACAAAAAACAATAACCCTTATACAAAAATGACTTTGTCACTAGATAAGATAAGAACTCTTGGtcattgttataaataaaaacatataattacAACCACTAGGTTAAAAATAACGTATTCTATAAACTCTACATAATTTTCAATTACAAATGGGAAAAACcacattctttaaaaaattatctctggttttaacttttttatttaccCAAACTCTGGAAACTCCACACTCATCCTTCATAAACAAAACAGATACAAAGGGTGACGAAAAAAGAGATCAGACAAAAAATTGTGTTCACCTGCATTCTTTATCAATCTGAAGGCATGCTTCATGCATGTTTGTATCTAAGCGATCCATCAAACTTTCCAAAGTTACACGGTAATCAAAACTTCCTGCAATGAGACATGTCATCAAATGGTCgtataataatgtaaaaaagtGTCTGCCTACGTTAGACAAATAGAAACAGAGAATGTCATGTAATATGCCAGATTACATATGAAGGCTGCCAACAAATCTTGAAGTATAATTATTGCCTAAATTTTTCGAGTTTCTCTcgttttcatttcctttttggGTTTCTTTAGTTATCAGACATTAAGAAAATGAACTGTGGCAAAATAAAAGTACTGCAGCAAGAACTTTGTGCTTAAGAAGACAGAATATTCCCCAATTCCAATTTTGGTATAAAATATACAGCAAAAGCAAAAAAGCCATGTTGTTTGACTTACCGGTTTTAACAAATATGCATTGTAAATTCACTGAATTTGTGCAAACTATATCTTACAAGGTGCTGTAAGAGGCGTGTAAATGTTTTGTGGTTAAATGAAAGGTTACCTGCCCGCATCACATCAATGAAACCATCCTTCCTAATTCTTTCCAAATAATCTTTTCCAAGGCGTTCTTCAATTCCTGCCTTCAGATCATAGCGTCCAGAGATGTTGATAACCGTTTTGATGTCATGATACTTAGAAGCATAAAGAAGAACCACGCCACCTCCTGTATCAGGATACAAGTAACAAAATTTCACATAAACCCTTTCTAAAGCTGTTCCACAGGCTAACTCAGTACATTAAGAATAAAAGTTTTGTATTTAGAGTATGGACTAAACACATGATTGAAATGTTAGTGCTTGATCATctgcaaaattatttttgctaGTAAGAATGTAAACAACAAACCTTTACTGTGTCCAATAATTGCAGTAACTATGCGGTTTGCTCTATGAAAGTGTTGAATGACGTCATGTAGATCATCAACCTCCCTCCAATAGTGACCAAACTCAAATGAACCATCACTTTCCCTAGAAGGAAAACTCAACagctaaataaaaaatgaaacagCTAAACAATACATACTAGTGATCAGGATTAGGTAGAAGTTTCATAGAACATGGTGGAGAAGCTAGTGGTGATTCATCACGAAATGGTTTTAGCTTTTCTATTGTCAAAGGAAATAATTACTTTgttaaaactagaaaaaaagtaaaagtatgTGTCCAAATTCCCTTGTAACGAGGAACTGAtgtttttattcatgtttttgcgtaaaatattaaatgtatattATCAATGACCTCTAATGGGTTATTTTTTGGTAAAACAGATCATTTTTATATCTTGACAGTTGAGCAATTTATATTCCAAGAATATGTAACAATTAACATAACGTTATGCAGCGTTTGCATATACACTATACTAATGCATAtgtgaatatataaatatcCAGCATCTGTTTCCTTAAAGAGAAAATCATATCATATGCTTCACAATGGTCACTAACGTATGCCAAAAACTgcataaaataagtaaaacctTTGAACATCTTGCATTGCAGAATCACTGGAGATTTTTAGCTTTGCACTTTTAGAATAGTTTTGAATCTAATAACATTGATATTCACAACAAAAAGTGAAGTTGGTTgcataatttgaataaaaaacaaataggtTCACAATTTATCCTGTAATACAAGATACGTACCCATTTCCACTGAAGTCAAAGCGGAAAGAACTGACTCCTGCATTCTCTAGAGCAGAAGCAAGATTTATTATGATAGTGTCTTCCTGGagatagaaaattttaattaaacaatgaaaaaaaatgaatcaagATATTTAATGTATATGGATAATGGAATGAGATGTCATATTGATTTTTAATAGcatttacataataaaaaaaagtgagcTCAACCTTGGTGGATCGAAGACCATGACATAGGATGACAATCTCTTCGGTTTCAGATTCATGAAGAATGCCAACCAGTTTACTGTCATTCTTTTTAGTAATTATGACTTTCTGCTGCCGAGCTGAAAAAGTAATTCAACAGTGGGAAGTCATTTTCTTTGTAATTGATTGAATAATCAACACGCAAGTTAGATTAACCATTGCCtttctttatttcaaataataagtATCACCATACCATACACCTGAAATTTGAGAAAGAGATTAATCTTTTTTACAATTCTGTAATAGGGGCTGATTACAAATATATTCTAAATGACTAATGACTCTTGACCTAGTACTCACATGAAAGAATCTTGCTAACTTAATTACAGGAAATAAATAGAAACTAATTACAGGAAAACAAATCTGTACAAATAAAAACAGAACCACAGAATTATAAGCCTAATAAGTTGAATTTTTGATACCCAACAAACCATTTCTTGATTATTTTACCAATGGATTAAATCAGTAGCTGCAAAATAAACCACACGAAACTCTTTCGAGTACTTAAAGGTGAAGCCTTTACTACCAATGATTGTGGGCAGAGTCACTTAAGTCATCGATTCTAATAAAACACCAGAAAATTAACTCACAAGGGTTTTGGGAAGGTTGAGCCATCTTCAAGCTCAGGGTTTTTCTTGAAATGCGAATCGGCTTGCGAGAAATGCCAGAAAAGATTGGTTGTGAAAGCTTCCTGAATTCAATAAACCGGGGAGACAAATTTACGACAGGACCCGCGAACACAGTAAGCATATCATGTGATCATGAATTAGAATGATCCAAATtcctttaaaataatgattgaaaatatattatattatactgGACTTTCACGAATAAACGT contains:
- the LOC114176552 gene encoding uncharacterized protein LOC114176552 isoform X2, translating into MTLEPKRLFSYAMGVELPSYFFYLQENFIMTNLAAALENAGIGSFRFDFTGNGESEGSFEIGGFWREADDIHAVAQHFLKANRKVIAIVGHSKGASAAILYASKYHDVKTIVNLSGTHDLKVGLVSRYGKEILERIRKEGFVELKEAPGGINYRITEESLKDRLNISMLEECLHIDKECRVFTVHGGADILVPVVAALEFDKILPNHKFRIIEGADHVYSDHQDELASLVVNFIKETLNKDKGSSS
- the LOC114175957 gene encoding uncharacterized protein LOC114175957, producing the protein MLTVFAGPVVNLSPRFIEFRKLSQPIFSGISRKPIRISRKTLSLKMAQPSQNPSRQQKVIITKKNDSKLVGILHESETEEIVILCHGLRSTKEDTIIINLASALENAGVSSFRFDFSGNGESDGSFEFGHYWREVDDLHDVIQHFHRANRIVTAIIGHSKGGGVVLLYASKYHDIKTVINISGRYDLKAGIEERLGKDYLERIRKDGFIDVMRAGSFDYRVTLESLMDRLDTNMHEACLQIDKECRVFTIHGSSDPVIPVEDAYEFAKILPNHKLHIIEGADHSYTNHQDELASVVVNCIKETLLQDRVTSG
- the LOC114176552 gene encoding uncharacterized protein LOC114176552 isoform X1 — encoded protein: MAQNPSFLQQKVIIQNKYGYKLVGILHDSGTEEIVLLCHGGRASKENFIMTNLAAALENAGIGSFRFDFTGNGESEGSFEIGGFWREADDIHAVAQHFLKANRKVIAIVGHSKGASAAILYASKYHDVKTIVNLSGTHDLKVGLVSRYGKEILERIRKEGFVELKEAPGGINYRITEESLKDRLNISMLEECLHIDKECRVFTVHGGADILVPVVAALEFDKILPNHKFRIIEGADHVYSDHQDELASLVVNFIKETLNKDKGSSS
- the LOC114176552 gene encoding uncharacterized protein LOC114176552 isoform X3; this translates as MTNLAAALENAGIGSFRFDFTGNGESEGSFEIGGFWREADDIHAVAQHFLKANRKVIAIVGHSKGASAAILYASKYHDVKTIVNLSGTHDLKVGLVSRYGKEILERIRKEGFVELKEAPGGINYRITEESLKDRLNISMLEECLHIDKECRVFTVHGGADILVPVVAALEFDKILPNHKFRIIEGADHVYSDHQDELASLVVNFIKETLNKDKGSSS